The stretch of DNA TGGTATTCACAACAGCGTTCATACAGCGCAGGACCGACAACGCTCACAACCAAGAACTGttgatgtttaaataaaataatcacatGTCATTTATTCAAACCACTTTTGCCATTTTGTAGTCATGACCTCCATTTTGAATGTATTCACACACGCAGGGCCGGCTTCATCCGTGGCCTTTGTAAGATGAGACTAGGCAACAGCTCTGAGTGTGGACACACGTCCCTCACAGAGACAGTGAGCAGGTTGGCAGAAGGCCCATCCCACTCAGCTACCATGCCAGCTGTGGCATTGGACTGAGTTACATCCAGGATGCCTTTCTCCTTCAGCTTCACTCAACAAGTCACTCGCAGTTACTCTCCCTCTGTAGGTCATCTGCATTTTCAATTGTAAAGTGGATCTTAAAGTGTCTGACagtgaaaaatcaataaaagaattcattttatttgagtgcctttttctGTCTTGCTGAGTGTTGCAGCAATCTTATTTATTGACAACTACGGCATGTTTCAGAGGACTAATGGGAGGGTGAGTTCCACATATTAAATCTCTGAATCAGTCATTTTTGCAGCACAGCAAACATTACAGATTAAGAACATTATAAGAAAACAACATAGCTtgacttatgttttttttaaagttatgttttgggcattttcagcctttgtttttgacagggcagctgaagacacgaacgggaagagagagggggggggggaacgacatgcagcaaagggccacaggtcggagtcaaaccaggaccgctgcgtcaaggactaaacctctattacattatatatatacataatgtaaaatctatggatagaccttaaaagagcagtgcgtgacagacaacccagaaatctcaaagaagtggaagacttttggaagaagaatgggcaaagatacctcaaacaagggttaaagactcttggctggctacaggaagcgtttccaagctgggGGGGttcaaggtattaactctgcagggggcccgaACTTTTGCAGatggcatttttttgttttctgctattttgaaagtgtaaatgatggaaataaaatctgactttttctgacatatcatacaaatgtctaatctgtcatttgatgccttttggtgatttttccatcttttcttggcttctttatgcacattaatacacatttgtccctggggtgcccaaacgtttgagccccactgtagttGGTAAGTTAAATTATTCCAACTGTAAGATATCATTACACCAACGCTGCATTAAAGCCAGCAGGGTATGGTTGCAAAGACATCCTAATACAATCAAGTAACAGTAGATGCTCCTATTCACATTTTAGGTTATGAATAAATGATGAATAGGTGAATATTTTCTGTGCTGACTTTAGCAAAggaaaataatttctttttccACTTCTTTTACTTGAGTGAACTTCATGTCAGCTGTGTGCAAGGCACGCCATGCACGGAGAATACTCCTGCACGTGCATCCAGCTCGCTCCTGTAGAGAAGTGGAACGCGTCTCCTGTTGTCAGATTTATGGGAGGAGGGTGCGGCCAGAGGCACGTTTCACTGAACGGAGATGGGTGCCAGCTTGGCATACCGGGCGTCATAACAGAAGGTTTACGGATGGATTGGTAACCTGAGACCCAACACGTCTTATCTTTTGCCTCAGTAAGGGAAAGGAGTTGGCACATGGGAGAACTTCACACGCAGATACTGATTGACTTTCTTACAAACAGGGAGTGGCGGTCAATAGCAGAGGTGCTACACACATTATCGCTGCTCTTTTACTCTAGTCTATATGTCCCTGTCATGAAAAAGAGTCATTTTACTTTCATGAACAGGTGAAATCCAACTGAGATTAAAAGTTTTTGCCAGTGTGACAGGAGCTCAGAAGGCCACAGACAGATCAGTCcacacattaaaaaagcaaagtTAGCAGAATGTAATACTTCTTAAACACTGACAACAACAATATTGATCTTGCATCGATCTTCCAGAGATCTGACAGTTGCTGTATACATACTAGGTCTCTGGAGCTTTTAGCTGCAGAGGATTATTTCACAGATCATGAGGACACGAGGACAGTCAGAAACCGGGACCCTAAAACTATACTGAGCTCTGTACTCTCCGTTGTAACCTTCTCTTTCTGCAAACTTGACTTATTCTCAAGCCAGTTGATCGGTATGAATCTGCTGCAGTCACTTCTTAACATTGGGAGTAATAAAATCTCACATCTAAATAAGGTCATTGCTCTATAAATCATTGTATGCATGTTGCAAATGCAGGTAAGAGTTGGACACTTTAAAGACAGGTTTCTTCTCTACTATAAGAACaagtatttttaaatgttgcagTGGAGCTGACTCTCAAGATATTATCACCAATTTCACTTCACCGTCCTGCATAAATGTTATTTCAAACACTTGTTAAGTTTTTATGATAAATGGTAAAATGTGGGTCACGACCGCATGGAAACCACATGATCATGAGAGCTAATGACATGCATTTCTGAGCTGTGGTGTGACCACCTGATGACTGATCAGCTAGTCAGTATGGTCATTATTGATTTTTCAAGCAGAATACTTCCGAGAAACCTGGGTGTAAAACTTGTGCTTTGAGCTTTCATGCCTAAACACCTTGGTTTCTTGGCAACGGCAAATGAAATACTAATTTCAAGTGTAGCAACACGACAAAATATTCCAGTAAACCTCAACAAACcttttcatattttacatttaaacatttttttccccacaaataAACTGTTAAGATAAATATTCACATCAAAAGCTGCCAGATTCCCACACTATGGTAAAATATGTTAAAGAACCTGCTTCTTTTTATCCCTGCTAATGTCAAAGCCTTTTGCACGTCACTTAAACAAAGCTCGCTTCTCCCACACTTTACAGCGTACAGGCCTCCACAAAGGCAGCAGCACTGGCTGAAgcatgtgactttttttctgaggCGTATCTCGTTCTCCCCCCATGTGACTGGAGGAAAGcactctctctcaccccctGGGCTCCATTTCCCTTTAGCCAGCAGAACTGCTGGGGGCAAGAGGGGCAGATCCAGTTACTGGGAGAAAACGTCTGTTGAGACAGCGGAGGGTGACGGGTCGACTACTGATGAGCTGAACAACTGGGCTCAGTGTTTACCTGCCAAATGcactaacacatgcacatacaaaaGCAGTCAAATCAGACATCTTGGCTTAGAACAGCTGGCCAATGAGAGGCTTCCTCCTTCCATATGTAAAATAGGCAACACATGTCTGTTAACATTGCACATGATTCAATGCCTGTCTGAGAATAGATTTCATTATCTGAGTTTCCATTTGGGGTATTTTTTCATATGGCAACTGCTTATAATACTTGATTTTGGTGCAGATCCCGGGGCCCATTAAAGTCAGTGTTATTTATTAAGACCAGTACCAGGTTGTCATGCTGTAGGCCTAATGCTTAAAAGGGAGATTGCTCTTTTCGACAAATCAGTTGGAACAACAACTGCATTTCTGTATGGGGATAGTGTTGTCCAAACGAAGGTGCAGGTGTGAAATATAAACAGTgtggtttaaaaataaaaataaaaaattctatCAGCACggctgaaatatattttgagGATTTTGTCTGTAATAAACCCTAATagacaaatacagtacaaatactaaaaaacaacacaactcaCATGAAAGACAGACTCAAgattaaaatgtttctttcttcattccaccaaataaaaaaaacatctacatACGTGTCAATCATGGTCAATATTGTATATTCTAAGGTGGATGACAATAAAAAGCAGAGTCAAAGTGGATTAATCCAACGCAGACACGAACTTCAGTTTAAATGTTACCCCGTCCGTGTAGCAACACAAACATTCTGTAGTCTGTAAGCATTGgtcaattatttcattcaacCGCTATTTGACAGCCAATCAGGGACGGTTTACGTCGATGGGCGTGTTCCTATTGGTCAACCGTCGGGTCAGCTGAGCAGAGTAAGGTATAAGTGTCCCTCAGAAGTTTGCcggctgcagtgtgtgtgtgtgtgtctgagtacGTGGGTCGTTGTCGGAGAAAAAAAACGGCGTTTGTGTAAATTTATTTGTGAGCAACCGTCTAAAACTAAATTAGTTTgcacaaattaatatttaaggTAAGTAATTTGATATCCCGAACAAATTGCTGTAAGTTAACATCTGAGGTGACGTCAGTTACGTTGTGTTGAGTAGGGGGCGGGTACGTGTGcttaatgctaacgttagctacatttAACAGTCCCGGTAGCTGCCTTAACACAACACCGGTCTCTTAAAGCCTGTCGCCCTGACGTTGTTACGTCGTTTTTCAGTCGGCATCACCTGAACCCAGAAGAAACCCGCCTGGAGGACGCCGGACCGTCACCATGGTCGCCACCAGCACGTTGAAGACTAAAAGCAGCGACTGTGTTTCCGAGCTGGTTGACCGAAGACATGACCAGGCTTGCGTTGAGAAAGGTACGCGTCTCCTGGCTGTGTCAGTCTGAGAACCCGCTATAGAGCCTGCATacttccatgtgtgtgtgcttgtttattACCCGTGTGTGGTGCATGGCTGCAGCactggaggagggggggggggggggaggatgaAGTCATCCCTTCAGCCTGTCTTCACAACACTGTATAATTTAGTGTATAATAGCCAGTCTAACAGGCAAAACTTATATTGTGGTGTAATTTATAAATTAAGGTTTTGAACAGTGTGATGtgcatccttttttttctctcctgatTGTGTTGACTCATTTACACACACTGCAACCAGAGGGGATGCAAAAGCATGTTCCCTCACttattcattcaaacctttttatttaagcCTTAGCTAATTGAGGTTTCCCTCATTTGCAGTGAAATACAGATAAATTCTGTTCAATAATTGAGTAGTTAATTTGTAGTTTAGGACTGGTAAAAACTCAGTGAACTAAATGGGCTTTGCATGTTTTTCAGGCTGACATAGTTAATTATTGCACTGCTGAATCAATCCCTGAATGTTCAACTGCCATTGTTTTTCCCAGAACTGGATTTCTGGGATCACTGCGTGGCAGAACGCCAAAGGACGGCAGATGTCGCAGAAGACCGAACCTGTCAACAGCTGGCCAAGATGTTTGAGAACTGCCTGTCGCGAGCCAAGAAGCCAACGCTGCACTGCTCCTCTGTGCTGGTACCGGAGAAGCTGACGCGGAGGATAGCTCGCGAGGTCCTGCGGCTGGCGTCCTGCGAGCCCTGCGGCCTGCGTGGCTGCGTGCTCTACATCCACCTGGAGCTGGACAAGGGCTGCAAGCAGCTGGAGCGCGTCGTGTACGACGCCACCGTGGTGCCCACGTTTGAGCTGACTCTTGTTTTCAAGCAGGATGGCACTGCCTGGCCCAGCCTACGGGACTTCCTGTTTATGGGAACCTGCTTTGCCCCGACTTTCAGGCACGTACTTAAACTGAGTCCAGGTTTCCGGCTTGTCAAGAAAAAACTGTACTCCTCCTCGGCTGGCACCGTGGTAGAGGAGTGCTAAACTATGGGAGGGATTAAAGTGGGATGTCTGGTTTCCTGTGGGTAAACGCACTTCTGCCCATATGTAAGTGACACCCCAGTGGTGTCATTTTTGACCGTGTTTTTGCACaatagtttttttgtcaattcaaCTATTAATAGCCAGTCGGTTCAGTTTGGAACTTGGGATGTAAAGTTAAACGCTGTTGATAAATGACCCTTATAGTTCAGGGTTTGGCTTCAGTGTTTCGAAATTCATTTTATATCTGCAAAATTGTACGACTCTGGATGTTTTCTAATCGTAGCACTTGTTGCTCAAACACAattttaaattgtacatttttaaagatgAATGTAAAGCCATTTTCACAATCGACATGTTTTAAGAGGGACATACTGTGGGTACACGTTAGTTAAAGACACTCGCCACGTTGTTGATGCGTCTGTGCGGTTCCAGATACATTGAATGTGTTCAGCAGCTGTAAACCTACCTGGGCTTGAATGGGAGCCTGAAACGTAGTCTTTGGGGCCATACGTAGCGTGTTGTGTAATGCATTATTTAGGGCTGTGGATGTCTTGGAAGATGCTGCTGTCATGGTGTGGGCTTCTCACACTAGGGGAAATTGGATGCCTTAAATGTCATAGAAATGCACTTTTTTCACTCTGAGCTGTGTGTTTATTGTaagtgttttattacatttttataaccACCcccaaacattttcaatgcagagcCTTTGTAGATTATGAAAAGGATGGTTAACATGTAaaagcaaatttttttttttttaatgtaattttgttAACTCAGACGTGCAAAGAAATGGAACATCTAGTAATTTgagaggtttttgttttttaaattccatcaactttcttttgaaaACTAGGTCTTGTCTATtagacaataaaaacagaaactttaAGTCTTGATTCAGTGCAATTTGTTCAAAGTCAGAATAATTGTTTGTTCAGTCACCGAACGTTACTGCGTGTGTTCTGGAGCCATGACAAAGACCGGAGTGGGCAGACAACAATGGTACAATGCAGGCTTTCTAAACTGGGACAACACGAGCTCCACAAGAAAGTGATGTGGTTATTACACATGGTCCTGGCTAGTAGGACCACACAAACTTCAGCTTTGCATCATGGAAGCCACCAGGATTCAACTGTAGTACAACTTCATAGACATCACTACTATAACTCAGATGATTCAATGACTGCTCTTGGCACTATCCTTTTGATTGAGTCCTTAAACTTGTATTAATTTACTGCTCCTATCTGCTCCTCCAGGCCTGTAAGATCCCATAACTAGCagtttgtgtacacacacacacacacacacacacacacacacacacacacacac from Etheostoma spectabile isolate EspeVRDwgs_2016 unplaced genomic scaffold, UIUC_Espe_1.0 scaffold394, whole genome shotgun sequence encodes:
- the LOC116686585 gene encoding DNA damage-inducible transcript 4-like protein, translating into MVATSTLKTKSSDCVSELVDRRHDQACVEKELDFWDHCVAERQRTADVAEDRTCQQLAKMFENCLSRAKKPTLHCSSVLVPEKLTRRIAREVLRLASCEPCGLRGCVLYIHLELDKGCKQLERVVYDATVVPTFELTLVFKQDGTAWPSLRDFLFMGTCFAPTFRHVLKLSPGFRLVKKKLYSSSAGTVVEEC